The DNA region TTCCAGGTTTTTTCAACAAGTTTTCCATTTTCTTTAATTAATTTGCTATTTAATCCCCAACTTGGTGCTTTACCAGAAGACGGCATCTTTTCATAAAATGCCTCGACTTCCTTTTGAGTTACGTTTTCATAAAAATTATTTGAAGAGGCTTTGATGTTGTCAATGCCACTGGTTAAATCCACACATTTTGGATTTAAACTTAAGTCATAAAGTAATGGCTTAACTCTATTTTTAAATTTTTCGAAGGACTCGTTGGGTTCGAGGGGGAATCCACTTTGATTCGATTTATCCATGAGTTTTGAAAAGTAGTTCCAATCGCATTCAGGAATAAATTTTTCGTTGCCGTAATGATGATGGTTGCCATTGCTAAACCAAAAGCGACCACAGTATTCTTCAAATTTTAGCCAATCTGAATTGGTTTTGTCATCCGGATAAGTGTCGTAAATATTTTCGAGTGTTTTGCGAAGTAAGATCCCATTTTTATCTTTTTGGTCATATATAATATCGCGTCCGGACAATGCAGCTTCATATAAATAATAACAAAGTTCTTTTTCTTTAAGACTTAAACTTGACCATTCAGGAACCTGATAGCGAAGAACCTGGATGTCTGCAAATGATTCAGCGGATACTTCAAAAGTATCCAAATTAGTTGCACTTGAGTCTGAAGTTTGACTGGCTGCTTCCATCTGATTTTTCTCTGGTGCATTTTTACAAGCAACAAACGATAAGATGGCAACCAAAAGGATTAAATGTATTGGCTTCATAAAAAAGGAATCTTGTAAAGCAAAGATAAATTCTTTTGGACTTAAATGATTTTTTCTTTCACTGCAATCGGCTATTATTATTTAATTTGCAGAAAATATTTCAAGGATATGGTAAATCCTAATAAGTTGTTGTGGTCAGTGTCAGATGAGGAAAATGCATCAAGTAACCTGCAACTGTATTACAACTGGTTATTTAAAGTGCATCATTTGCAATTTACGAATTACAGTCAGTTGTATACCTGGTCTGTGAATCATCCAGCAGCATTTTGGGAAAGTTTATTAACATACTTCAAAATCGAATATTCAGGTAGTTACTCGCAAATTCTGTCAGAGGATGCAATGCCTGAAACAAAATGGTTTGATGGAATTAATTTAAATTATGCGGAACATATTTTTAGAAATAAAAATTTTCAAAATCCTGCTTTAATTGCGCATGATGAAATCAGACCTACTTACGAGATGAGTTGGTCCACATTAGGTGAGCAAACTGCAAGTTTGCAAGGGATTTTCAAGTCTTATGGAATGCAAATTGGGGATCGCATCTGCGCTTATGCAGGCAATGTGCCAGAAACCTCTGTGGCGATGTTAGCCTGCGTTGCATCAGGATATGTTTGGAGTTCATGTTCACCGGATTTTGGCGTTAATTCTGTTTTGGATCGATTTGCTCAAATTGAACCATCTGTGCTTGTTGCGGTGGATGGGTACACATACAATGGCAAATACTTTGATCGGCGTGATGAAGTGGCTCAATTGGTTAGTCAAATAAAAAGTATCAAATTAATTATTTGGATTCCTTGTGGGAATTATTCAAATGCGCCAATTGCAAGTTGTGATAATATCTATTGGAATGAATTAATTTTTGATCAAGACAGGGAACCACAATTTGAAAGGGTCCCATTTAATCATCCGATTTGGATTTTGTATTCTTCAGGAACAACCGGTTTACCCAAAGCCATTGTGCATTGTCAGGGTGGGATGCTGTTAGAGCATTTAAAATATATTACATTTCACAATGATGTAAAAAAAGGGGAGCGTTTTTTCTGGTACACTACAACCGGATGGATGATGTGGAATTTTGTCCATGCTTCTTTGTTAGTCGGTGCAACGGCCGTGTTATATGAAGGGAGTCCTGTTTATCCGGAAATTTCTTCTTTATGGAAGCATTCCAAGGAAATTCAGATCAATCATTTTGGAACCAGTGCTCCTTTCATAATAAACTGCATGAAAAATGATTTGAATATTCTTAGGGATTATCCCCAGGCACATTTGCGAAGTATAGGATCAACGGGATCTCCACTTCCACCAGAAGCATTTGAATATGTTTATAAAAATATTAAATCGGATGTTTGGTTGTGTTCTATGAGTGGGGGTACTGATGTTTGTACTGCATTTATGGGAAGCTGCATTGAGCGTCCAGTTTATTCAGGTGAATTGCAGTGCAGAGCATTAGGTGCTGCGATAGAGTCGTGGAATGATCTCGGTCAACCCGTATTCCGGGAAATGGGCGAATTGGTATTAACTAAGCCAATGCCATGCATGCCTGTGGCATTTTGGAATGATCCGGATAAAGCTAAATATAAAGCCAGCTATTTTGATTATTTTCCTGGAGTATGGCGGCATGGTGATTGGATTGAAATCACAATTCACGATGGAGTTATAATTTATGGTCGTTCAGATGCAACGCTTAACCGGCAGGGAGTTCGAATCGGAACTGCAGAAATTTATAATGTATTAAATAATATTAAAGAAATTTCAGATAGCTTAATCGTAAATCTCGAATTGGAAGGAGGAAATCACTTGATGCCTTTATTTATTTCATTAAATTCAGGGTATGAAATTTCTGATAGATTGATCAAGGAAATCAGGACTGAATTAAAAGACAAATGCAGTCCAAGGCATTTACCAGATAAAATTATCCAGGTTCCCGAAATACCTTATACTATTAGTGGTAAAAAAATGGAAAGTCCCGTAAAAAAAGTCTTGTTAAATTATGAATTAAGTAAAGCATACAATTCAGGAGCGATGCGAAATCCAGAAGCCATGTTATTTTTTATTAATAACAGAGATGCTATCTTAAAAACAAATAAATAAATATTTTTTTTTATTCCTTGATAAATTTAGAAGTACTTATTCGACCTTCTTTGTCAGCAATTTGAAATAAATAAATCGCAGGATTTATTTGCTCAATATTCCAATCTATACGATTAATACCCTCTGATACAGCATAGTCCTTTTGCATAACTATTTTTCCTTGAATATCCCGAATTGATAATACTGCATCAAAAGATTTAAGGCTATTTAATTCAATAAACAGTTTATGATTAACCGGGTTTGGAGAAATTTTAAAATCAACCGTTTCGTCCAAGCTTACAACAGCAGTAGGTACGTTAATATTAATCAACAATGCCGTATCAATGACCCTAAGGAAATTGCTGTTTTGGTTTAATAAATTGGCCCAGGCTTCGTTATTGTAACGATAATTAAAATTGACATTTACTGTTGTAAAGCCATCTTTGGCAGTCCCTTCATAACCAACATTTACTTCAATTTTCTTTCCCGCAACACTGGATACATCAATCGGGTCTGTGACAAAACACACCACATTTTGGCTGCCAGTGCTTTCAAAATATAAATCATTATTAGAAGAACGGAGTCTAACATTTTCTACCATTTTACCTTCTGAAACCCCAACGCTGCCATTGCTGGTATTAAGGATCGGTTTACAGGTGGTACAGCCTGAACAATAGGTCTGGTTGGTATTGTTTGCACATCCATCAACCCAGGTAGCATTTTTAAAGGATACGCCGGAAGCCAAACCCAAGGTGTAAAATGGGCTGGTTCTGGATTGAGTTAATTTTCCGATGCGGATAAAATCCAATCTCAAACCACCTTTATTTCTTTGATCCTGACCACTTCCATCTGTTGCAGGTACAACAGCACTGGTTTTGCCACAAAATTTGATCTGCATCGTTTGAGCATTTCCAGAGATAAAACTTAACATAAAAAGACACAATCCTAAGATTCTCATATATTTATACATAATTTGAAGTAAAGATACTTAATTTTTACAATTTGAAATAATATTGCTTTGCCCAATAATTAGGAAGTACTTAAATTTTATTCAAAATATAAATACGTTTAAAATCCCAATAAGGTTAGTGTTCTAAAAATAAATATTGAAAATGGAATGGTCCAAATTTAATATGGTTTTTTCAAATTCCCAAATCTGTTAAAGATTTTTCGATAATATAACTGCATTCATCAATTTGTTCTGTGGTGATACAGAGTGGGGGAGCCAATCGAATAATATTACCGTGAGTTGGTTTTGCCAATAATCCATTGGTAGCCATTTGTAAACAGATGTTCCAGGCTAAATCAGATTCCTCCGGGCTTTTAATTACAATCGCATTCAATAATCCCTTTCCTCGAATTGTTTCTATAATGGGGTGTTTCTTTTGAATTAGTCTGAGCTGTTCACGTAATTGCTGCCCTCTGTCTTCAGCATTTTTAATTAAATGCTCATCCTTAATAACTTCCAGTGCTGCGATGGCAACTGCGCAGGCCAATGGATTTCCGCCAAAAGTTGAACCATGCTCTCCTGGTTTTATACACAGCATGATGTCGTCGGATGTTAAAACTGCAGAAACGGGCAGTGTGCCACCAGACAATGCTTTCCCTAAAATTAAGATATCGGGTTTAATATCCAGATGGTCACATGCCAGCATTCTTCCGGTACGTGCAATGCCGGTTTGAACTTCATCAGCAATAAATAAAATAGAATGTGCACAACACAATTCAAATACTTGCTTTAAGTAGTTGTCATCCGGTACAATTACTCCCGCTTCCCCTTGAATCGGTTCGATTATCAAACCCGCTATATTTGATGTGGTGGAAATACATTTTTTTAAAGCATCAAGATCATTGTAGGGTAACTTAATAATTCCAGGTAAAAAAGGACCAAAATTGGTAAAGCTTGATGGGTCAGTAGATGCAGAAACAGCGGTCATGGTACGGCCGTGAAAATTGCCTTCAAAAACAAGGATATTAGCCATGTTTTCAGGGATGCCTTTCTTTGAATAGGCCCATTTTCTGCAAAGTTTCACTGCGGTTTCGACAGCTTCCACCCCGGTGTTCATTGGGAGTACTTTGTCGTATCCAAAAAGTTTACACATATATTTTTCATAAAGCCCCAACTGATCATTGTAAAAAGCTCTTGACGTCAGTGTAAGTTTTTGTGCTTGAATGATGAGTGCATTTATAATTGCAGGATGACAATGACCTTGGTTTACAGCAGAATAGGCAGATAAGAAATCAAAATACTGCTTTCCTTCAACATCCCACACATAAACACCTTCTCCACGTTCAAGTACTACCGGTAAAGGGTGATAGTTATGGGCACCATATTGATCTTCAAGTGCAATAAATTTCTCTGGTGAAACCTTTTCCCGGGTTATTTGCATAATGACTAAATTTAAAATGCAAATTTAGCCAGATATGAGCATCCGGTCAGTTAATTTAACTGAATAATTCCTTTAAATTCAAATAAATGTTCAGCGTCTGTCGAATGATGCTTTGGATGCCAAGATTGTAGATCGTATAATCTGCATAAGGACTTCGCTGTTCATCATTTAATTGGGCTTTCATGCGTTTTTGAATTTCTTCCAGAGTCAATTGATCTCTTTTTTTCAAACGATCAATTCGAAGTTGTTCATTTGAAACAACTAATATTATTTTATCTACTGCCTGGTGATTTAATACTTCAATTAATAAAGCAGATTCTTTTATGATAAAAGGAGCATGTTGATTGGTACTCCAACTCGCAAAGTCTAAACCAACAGCAGGGTGAATAAGATCGTTTATCCATTGAGTTTCTTCAGGGTTATTGAAAACATTTTTAGCTATAAAAGCTCGATTTAAGTTGTGTTTAGAATCATATGCTAAAGGACCAAAGTGATTTTTAATTTGTTGGATAATTTCAAGATTGTTTTCCATAATCCAACGTGCTCGAAGGTCTGAATTATATATAGGTACATCAAGCATTTCGAAAATTTTGGCTACTGTTGTTTTGCCACTTCCAATACCTCCGGTTAATCCTATTACCTTCATAGAATGAGTTCATTGTTAATTAAGATGCAATCCTTGATTTGATAGTTATTTTCATCTGGATTGATACGTTTCTTTTCAAGTCGTGAGTTGATTTTGGCGAACCAGATAGATTCATCTTTAATTGGTAATTCAAATTCTATAAATGAGGGATCACCAAATTTAAATGAACAAACGCGTACTTCAAGTTCTTTTAATATGCTTAGGATGGATTGTATTTTTTCAAAAGGACCTGAATAATTAAATTTATTCAGTATTAGGATTTCTGTTTTTTCAGCTTGATTTAAACAATTCCAACATGATTCTTTATATGCTTTAATAAGTCCGGGGACTCCCAATAAAGTGCCACCAAAATAACGCACAACCACTACCAGGCATTGAGTAAGTTGAAATGATTCAATCTGATTTAAGATCGGTTTGCCTGCAGATCCAGCTGGTTCTCCATCATCAAATGACTTAGAATGAAATTCCTTAACTCCAATTTTCCATGCATAGCACCAATGGCGGGCTTTTGGATGTAAATTCTTGATTTCTTCAATTTTTAATTCGATTTGTTGTTTGTCCCGCACCTGAAAGGAATAGGCAATGAATTTACTTCCTTTTGAAGTTAGTTCATAGGAATTAGGTATTTTAATGGTTAAATAAGAGTTGATTTTCAGTTTCTTTGGATTCTAAAATAATGAAATCAAAAGTATAGAAATTGTTGATAAAAGAATGGCGATTATCAATTTACTTGTAAGAGAGTCTTTAAACAAGTAATAACCGCTCAGAGCAGAAGCTATGATAACAGAACAATTTAGAACAGGAAAGAATGCAACTCCGCTCCATTCCATTTGAAGCGCATTGAGCATAAAATAAATTGAAAAAAAATTAGGCAATCCTAAGGCAATTCCAAATGAGATTTCTTGTTTGCTTATTTTAGTTGGTTGGTTTGAAATACGAAATGCAGCGAATCCAAATAACGCAGCCGATAAAAATAAATAGCCCGGAAACAGGGTATGAAAATCTGGATTTAAGAATGTGGCTTTACTGAGTAAGAGGAATCCAATTTCAATAGCAGATGATATAATTAGTGTGGCAATCAGGGTTTTAAAATGAAATGGGTTACTTGCAGATTCAGTATTCGTTCCGTAGGCCAAAACGATTGCCAAAATTCCACTCGTCCAACCAAGGAGTTGAATTGAATTTATTGGATCACCTAGAAATAAAGCAGCGACAACGGTTATTACAATTGACATTTTTTGAAACAATACGGCAATTGGCAACCCAGATGACCTGATTGCACTTGCAAATGCATTAAATCCTAGAATAAACAGCAGGCCGAATCCTAATATCCATGGAATCCATTCAATAGAAAATTGATGGAGCATTTTGTTTCCATTCCAGATTAAACCTATAATAAAGCAGGTGATATAATTGATAAGTATGATCACAGAAGTACGGACATTAAATGCAGAAGAAAGCCTGAAAAGGATGCCGAGTAATGCCGTGCAAAAAATACAAAGTATGGTAAAAACCATGGCTAACGACAAAGTTATTAACAAATTATTGAAAAGTCTTTGCAAACATTTGGCATCACTTTGGTTTTTTAAAAATAGTTTTGTTGAGCATTTGTTTTAAATTTAGGATATACGGGAACTCACTAAAAGGTTCTTTTACCAGTTTACAAGCTTAGGATTTGTCTATTTATGTGTAAATGAGACGTTTAATAACAGTTAAACTTTGGTCAAAAGACTTCTTTGAGGTTTTAATCATTTAAAAGCAATACCAGAATGACACTTTTCAGTTTATTTATTTATGTAGGAATTGCAGCTATGCTGTTAACTTTTTTAATTGCAAGGGCTTATAAAAAGTCTATAAGCATTCCTGACAGCTTTTTGCAAAATTTTGCAGGTTGCCTTTTTATATTTTCTGGCTTTGTAAAGGCAGTGGATCCTTTGGGAACCGCTTATAAGATGGAGCAATATTTTACTGCTTTTGAAGATACCTGTAAAGGATCTTTCCTTAAATTTTTAGCGCCTGTTTTTCCATGGTTTTCACAGCATGCGATCAGTTTTTCGGTATTTATGATAGTTCTGGAAATTGTTTTAGGCATTATGCTTATCATAGGTTATCAGAAACGTCTTGGTTCCTGGCTGTTCTTTGCCATCATGGTGTTTTTCACTGTTTTAACGGGATTTACTTATTTGACGGGCTATGTTCCAACAGATGCTAACTTTTTTGAATTTTCAAAATGGACAGAATACAATAAAAACCAAATGCGCGTAACAGATTGTGGCTGTTTTGGTGATTTTATTAAACTGGAACCGAAAATATCATTTTTTAAAGACCTCATTTTAATGATTCCAGCGCTTTGGTTTATTTTTAGATGGAAGCATTGTCATGAAATCTTCAGCCCGGTAATCAGAACAGGGATTACTTTCGTAAGCACCCTGGCGTTGTGTTTATTTTGCTTTAGTAATTTTGTTTGGAATGAACCAATAATAGATTTTAGACCCTTTAAAAATGGCGTTAATATCAAAACAACGCTTGCAGCTGAGCAGAAAGCAATGGCAGATGTTGAAATACTCGCTTATAAAATCAGAAATAAAATTGATAAACATGAACTGGAAGTTCCGGCAAAGGACTTTTTAGATTCATTTAAAAATAATCCAAACTTTAAAGCAAGTTGGGAAACCTTGGATCAGATTAAGTCAGAGCCAAAAATCCCAAGAACTAAAATTTCTGATTTTGAAATTTTGTATTTAGATGGAAATCCTGCAACGGAATCATTCCTTGATGAAACAAAATATAATTTGGTTATTATAAGCCCAAAAGTTAAATACACCAGTGTCTCAATCAAAGAAGAACGGTTGGATTCAATATTCAGAATGGATACCATTTTGATTAAAATGAAGAAAAAGGATTCCATCAGAATAGAACGTGTTTTTGCCGGAACTGAAGCAAAGACGATTAAACGCAACAAATATGAGTGGAATGAAGACTATTTAAAAATTCTTAAAACCTCCATATTGCCATTGCTGGATAGTGTGAAAGACCTGGCGATGTCATCAGCCATATTCGGAGCATTGACTGAAGAAGGAATTGCTGATTTGAAACAGGCTGCCGGGATTGATTTTCCATGTTATGAAGCAGATGACCTCTTGTTAAAAACCATCATGAGGTCCAATCCGGGTTTATTGCTGATTCAAAATGGTCAGATTATCCAAAAATGGCATTATAAACAACTACCAGACCCAACAGAATTAAAGAATAAATATTTAAATGGACATGGTACTAAGATTTATTAAGTAAATGAGTGTTGAAATCAGTTAGAGGCGTGCTGCTTAATGAACTTGTTATCAGTTCAAATCTTAGATTTGGGTAGTGCTCTTTGCTTGCTGATAACAAATTACAGCTTTATTTAATTTCTTTAATTCATAAATCGGCTTACTTTTGTGGCAAATAAAAGCCGTAACACTACATGCTGAGTAGGAGGAATGTTCGCGTCAAAGTGATGCAACAACTGTATAGTCTGGCCCAGGATCGAGATCTCAACTTCAGGGATGCTGTAAATGCATATTATTCTACAATACAGGATTCTTTTCGTCTGTATTTATTGAACTTATATTGTATTATTAAAGTTTGCTCTTTTGCCGCAGAAGATTCAAAAAATCGTATTGCCAAACATATTAAAACGGATGAGGATAAACTTTTTACAGATAAAATATTTTCTAACCCATTGATAACTAGCCTTGTAAACAATAAAGTATTGCAGGCAAAATTTAAGGAAGAAAAATGTGGAGAAGGTTTAGATGAAGATTTGTTTAGAAAAATTTATAAGGAATTTTGCAAGGAGGAGGCTTATCAAAAATACCTGAGCAGTGAATCTACTAATGAAGATCATGTTGAAATATTACTTGAGCTTTATCGGTTTTGCAGAAAAAATGAGGTTTTTAATGAAATCATGGACGACCGTTTTTGTGGTTGGACAGATGATAAGTCATTAGTTATTGGGGCTCTTAAAAAGACTTTGAAAATATTGCCTAAAACAGGTCCTATTTTTGAAGAACATATCCCGGACGATGATACGGTAGAAGTTTTTGGAAAATTCTTACTGGAAAATACGCACAAACAAGATCAGGAACTTGAGGCATTGATAAATCCGGTTTTAGAGAACTGGGATTCTGAACGCGTTGCTTTAATCGATATGATTCTTATAAAAATGGGTGTCGTAGAGATGACCAATTTTAAAACAATCCCGGCAAAAGTTACACTTAATGAATATGTGGAACTTTCAAAAACGTATAGTACAGACAAGTCTAAGGAGTTTGTAAATGGGGTGTTGGACAAATTATTGAAGCAATTGGATTCCGAAGGGAAGATTGTCAAGGAAGGCAGAGGTTTGAATTTATAATTCAACTTGGTTTTTTATAGATCATAGGGTTTCTTTATGGATAAAGTTATTATTTTAGATTTTGGGTCACAGGTTACACAACTTATTGCCCGACGTGTGCGTGAACTTGAAATTTATTGTGAGATCATTCCATTTCATAAACCGGTGCCCGAAGATGAAAAAATAGCTGCAGTTATCTTATCAGGCAGTCCAAGCTCAGTAAGAGAAACAAACCATCCCACAGTTGATTTTACAGATTTGTTTAATAAGTATCCTGTTTTGGGCATTTGTTATGGGGCTCAATTAATGGCTTCAACTCTTGGAGGTGCCGTTCAGGTTTCTGACAAAAGAGAATACGGACGTGCTAATTTGAAACAATTACTTTCAGATCCAATTTGGGATGATGTAGAGCCTGAATCTCAGGTTTGGATGTCACATAGCGATACAATTACCAGCATTCCTCCTGATTTTCAAATTATTGGTTCTACAGATAGCATTCCTGTTGCAGCAATAAAAGCAAGCAAGTCAAAATTTCCGGTATACGCGTTTCAGTTTCATCCTGAGGTAATGCATACTTTATTCGGGAAAGTCATGCTTGGTAATTTTCTTAAAAAAATATGCGGAATCCAGTCCAACTGGACCACAAAATCATATATAGACGAAACAATTCAACAGATACGTGAATCTGTTCAAGACGAACATGTCCTTTTGGCACTTTCCGGTGGGGTAGATTCATCTGTAGCGGCCTTGATAATGAAAAAAGCGATTGGCAATCGCTTACATTGTTTTTTTATAGACAATGGCTTGTTGCGTTTTAATGAATTTGATCAGGTATTGCATACCTATAAAGATTTGGGTCTCGATGTTAAAGGGATTGATGCCCGTAAATTATTTTACGATGCTTTAAAAGGAGAAGCGGACCCAGAAAGAAAGCGAAAAATCATTGGAAAAATATTTATTGATGTATTTCAACAAGCTGCATCAAATTTTCCTGAAGTCAAATGGTTATGTCAGGGCACAATTTATCCTGATATTATAGAGTCAGTTTCGGTTTATGGTCCTTCGGTTACAATAAAATCACACCATAACGTTGGAGGATTGCCCGATACCTTGCATCTAAAAATTATTGAACCGTTAAAACTACTTTTTAAGGATGAAGTCAGGGAAGTCGGCAAAGCATTGGAATTGCCTCCAGATATTTTAAATCGTCACCCTTTTCCTGGACCTGGATTGGGAATACGTATCATAGGTGATGTTACAGAAGAGAAAGTCTTATTGCTCCAACAAGCCGATCATATTTATATTAATAATCTTAAAGATCACGGGTATTATGACAAAATATGGCAGGCAGGAGCCGTGCTCCTACCAATACATACCGTAGGGGTTATGGGGGATGAGCGAACATATGAACGAGTCATCGCATTACGAGCTGTTAATTCAACAGATGGGATGACCGCTGAGTTTTCTGAAATTCCACATGCGCTACTTGCCAAAATATCCAGTGAAATTATTAATCAAGTCAAAGGTATAAACCGGGTTGTTTATGATATTAGTTCGAAGCCTCCTGCAACGAT from Saprospiraceae bacterium includes:
- a CDS encoding YigZ family protein, whose amino-acid sequence is MKINSYLTIKIPNSYELTSKGSKFIAYSFQVRDKQQIELKIEEIKNLHPKARHWCYAWKIGVKEFHSKSFDDGEPAGSAGKPILNQIESFQLTQCLVVVVRYFGGTLLGVPGLIKAYKESCWNCLNQAEKTEILILNKFNYSGPFEKIQSILSILKELEVRVCSFKFGDPSFIEFELPIKDESIWFAKINSRLEKKRINPDENNYQIKDCILINNELIL
- the nusB gene encoding transcription antitermination factor NusB, translating into MQQLYSLAQDRDLNFRDAVNAYYSTIQDSFRLYLLNLYCIIKVCSFAAEDSKNRIAKHIKTDEDKLFTDKIFSNPLITSLVNNKVLQAKFKEEKCGEGLDEDLFRKIYKEFCKEEAYQKYLSSESTNEDHVEILLELYRFCRKNEVFNEIMDDRFCGWTDDKSLVIGALKKTLKILPKTGPIFEEHIPDDDTVEVFGKFLLENTHKQDQELEALINPVLENWDSERVALIDMILIKMGVVEMTNFKTIPAKVTLNEYVELSKTYSTDKSKEFVNGVLDKLLKQLDSEGKIVKEGRGLNL
- the rocD gene encoding ornithine--oxo-acid transaminase — its product is MQITREKVSPEKFIALEDQYGAHNYHPLPVVLERGEGVYVWDVEGKQYFDFLSAYSAVNQGHCHPAIINALIIQAQKLTLTSRAFYNDQLGLYEKYMCKLFGYDKVLPMNTGVEAVETAVKLCRKWAYSKKGIPENMANILVFEGNFHGRTMTAVSASTDPSSFTNFGPFLPGIIKLPYNDLDALKKCISTTSNIAGLIIEPIQGEAGVIVPDDNYLKQVFELCCAHSILFIADEVQTGIARTGRMLACDHLDIKPDILILGKALSGGTLPVSAVLTSDDIMLCIKPGEHGSTFGGNPLACAVAIAALEVIKDEHLIKNAEDRGQQLREQLRLIQKKHPIIETIRGKGLLNAIVIKSPEESDLAWNICLQMATNGLLAKPTHGNIIRLAPPLCITTEQIDECSYIIEKSLTDLGI
- the guaA gene encoding glutamine-hydrolyzing GMP synthase, with the protein product MDKVIILDFGSQVTQLIARRVRELEIYCEIIPFHKPVPEDEKIAAVILSGSPSSVRETNHPTVDFTDLFNKYPVLGICYGAQLMASTLGGAVQVSDKREYGRANLKQLLSDPIWDDVEPESQVWMSHSDTITSIPPDFQIIGSTDSIPVAAIKASKSKFPVYAFQFHPEVMHTLFGKVMLGNFLKKICGIQSNWTTKSYIDETIQQIRESVQDEHVLLALSGGVDSSVAALIMKKAIGNRLHCFFIDNGLLRFNEFDQVLHTYKDLGLDVKGIDARKLFYDALKGEADPERKRKIIGKIFIDVFQQAASNFPEVKWLCQGTIYPDIIESVSVYGPSVTIKSHHNVGGLPDTLHLKIIEPLKLLFKDEVREVGKALELPPDILNRHPFPGPGLGIRIIGDVTEEKVLLLQQADHIYINNLKDHGYYDKIWQAGAVLLPIHTVGVMGDERTYERVIALRAVNSTDGMTAEFSEIPHALLAKISSEIINQVKGINRVVYDISSKPPATIEWE
- a CDS encoding dephospho-CoA kinase, producing MKVIGLTGGIGSGKTTVAKIFEMLDVPIYNSDLRARWIMENNLEIIQQIKNHFGPLAYDSKHNLNRAFIAKNVFNNPEETQWINDLIHPAVGLDFASWSTNQHAPFIIKESALLIEVLNHQAVDKIILVVSNEQLRIDRLKKRDQLTLEEIQKRMKAQLNDEQRSPYADYTIYNLGIQSIIRQTLNIYLNLKELFS
- a CDS encoding T9SS type A sorting domain-containing protein, whose protein sequence is MRILGLCLFMLSFISGNAQTMQIKFCGKTSAVVPATDGSGQDQRNKGGLRLDFIRIGKLTQSRTSPFYTLGLASGVSFKNATWVDGCANNTNQTYCSGCTTCKPILNTSNGSVGVSEGKMVENVRLRSSNNDLYFESTGSQNVVCFVTDPIDVSSVAGKKIEVNVGYEGTAKDGFTTVNVNFNYRYNNEAWANLLNQNSNFLRVIDTALLININVPTAVVSLDETVDFKISPNPVNHKLFIELNSLKSFDAVLSIRDIQGKIVMQKDYAVSEGINRIDWNIEQINPAIYLFQIADKEGRISTSKFIKE
- a CDS encoding acetoacetate--CoA ligase, with translation MVNPNKLLWSVSDEENASSNLQLYYNWLFKVHHLQFTNYSQLYTWSVNHPAAFWESLLTYFKIEYSGSYSQILSEDAMPETKWFDGINLNYAEHIFRNKNFQNPALIAHDEIRPTYEMSWSTLGEQTASLQGIFKSYGMQIGDRICAYAGNVPETSVAMLACVASGYVWSSCSPDFGVNSVLDRFAQIEPSVLVAVDGYTYNGKYFDRRDEVAQLVSQIKSIKLIIWIPCGNYSNAPIASCDNIYWNELIFDQDREPQFERVPFNHPIWILYSSGTTGLPKAIVHCQGGMLLEHLKYITFHNDVKKGERFFWYTTTGWMMWNFVHASLLVGATAVLYEGSPVYPEISSLWKHSKEIQINHFGTSAPFIINCMKNDLNILRDYPQAHLRSIGSTGSPLPPEAFEYVYKNIKSDVWLCSMSGGTDVCTAFMGSCIERPVYSGELQCRALGAAIESWNDLGQPVFREMGELVLTKPMPCMPVAFWNDPDKAKYKASYFDYFPGVWRHGDWIEITIHDGVIIYGRSDATLNRQGVRIGTAEIYNVLNNIKEISDSLIVNLELEGGNHLMPLFISLNSGYEISDRLIKEIRTELKDKCSPRHLPDKIIQVPEIPYTISGKKMESPVKKVLLNYELSKAYNSGAMRNPEAMLFFINNRDAILKTNK
- a CDS encoding DoxX family protein, with the protein product MTLFSLFIYVGIAAMLLTFLIARAYKKSISIPDSFLQNFAGCLFIFSGFVKAVDPLGTAYKMEQYFTAFEDTCKGSFLKFLAPVFPWFSQHAISFSVFMIVLEIVLGIMLIIGYQKRLGSWLFFAIMVFFTVLTGFTYLTGYVPTDANFFEFSKWTEYNKNQMRVTDCGCFGDFIKLEPKISFFKDLILMIPALWFIFRWKHCHEIFSPVIRTGITFVSTLALCLFCFSNFVWNEPIIDFRPFKNGVNIKTTLAAEQKAMADVEILAYKIRNKIDKHELEVPAKDFLDSFKNNPNFKASWETLDQIKSEPKIPRTKISDFEILYLDGNPATESFLDETKYNLVIISPKVKYTSVSIKEERLDSIFRMDTILIKMKKKDSIRIERVFAGTEAKTIKRNKYEWNEDYLKILKTSILPLLDSVKDLAMSSAIFGALTEEGIADLKQAAGIDFPCYEADDLLLKTIMRSNPGLLLIQNGQIIQKWHYKQLPDPTELKNKYLNGHGTKIY